From the genome of Mucilaginibacter paludis DSM 18603:
CTCTGCTACAGCTACCGAAGTGGGTGATGAGCCTGCGCAGTTTAAGCAAAAATTTCCGGAGGTTACCGTGGCCGTGTGCGAGAAGAGGGTGGTGGGCATTGAGCAGCTCCGGGCCAGCCATAACCTGATCATTTTAGATGATGCCTACCAGCACCGGGCGGTTACCCCCGGTTACAGTATATTACTTTTCGATTATAGCCGTGTATTTGAGCCTCACCTGATGTTGCCCGTGGGTAACCTGCGCGAACCCTTCAGTGGCCGCAGGCGTGCAGATACCATTATCGTAACCAAATGCCCCGATGATTTAGATAAACAGCACCGCGAAAAAATTAAAGCCCGGATACGGCCCTTAGCCCATCAGGAGTTGTTTTTCACCAGCATCAGCTATGGCGGATTGCAGGATATGGACGGCCTGAAAACCGGTGTGGTGATTGATCAGGATACGGCGGTTTTTTTACTTACAGGTATCGCCAATGCTGCGCCGCTGTTAAATCATGTTAAAAAGCAATCCCGGCAGGTAATTCATCACAATTATCCCGACCATCATCAATATACCTTAAAAAATATTGCTAAACTTGCCGATGAGTTTAAGGCCTGCGTTGCAGTAAAAAAACTAATTGTTACAACAGAAAAAGATATACAGCGTTTACGGGAACACGACTTGCTGCCAATAGTTAAACAGTTGCCCATTTGGGTGATGCCCATACAGGTGCATTTTTTGGCAGAAGGGCAAACCCTATTTAATGAAATTATAAAAAACTATGTTAGATAACATACAGAAAACAGCTGCCTATATTAAAAACCGGATAGGCGATTTTGTGCCCGAAATAGGCATTATATTAGGCACCGGCCTCGGCGGGCTGGTTAAGGAAATTGAAATAGAGAAACAGATGATGTACTCCAACATTCCTGATTTTCCTATCTCAACATTGGAGTTCCACTCGGGTAAGCTCATCTTTGGCCGTTTAGCCGGTAAAAATGTAGTAGCCATGCAAGGCCGGCTGCACTATTATGAAGGATATAGCATGCAGCAGATCACCTTCCCGGTAAGGGTAATGAAAATGCTGGGCATCCAAACGCTGTTTGTATCAAATGCCAGCGGCTCGCTCAACCCCGATTTTAAAAAGGGCGAACTGATGGTGATTGAAGATCATATCAATTTGCAGCTGGATAACCCTTTAATTGGCAATAACGACAGCGACCTGGGCCCGCGTTTCCCGGATATGAGCGAGCCGTACAAAAAGGACCTGATTGAAAAGGGATTAAAAATTGCTGCCGATAACAATATTGCCTGCCATAAAGGTGTTTATGTATCAGTTAGCGGCCCTAACCTGGAAACAAGAGCCGAATACCGTTTTCTGCGTATTATAGGCGGCGACGCGGTAGGCATGAGTACCGTGCCCGAGGTTATTGTGGCCAACCACATGGGCCTGCCCGTATTTGCTATTTCTGTATTAACTGACGAGGGTTTTCCTGAAACATTAAAACCGGTATCGGTTGAAGAAATACTGGCTGTGGCAACCGAAGCCGAGCCTAAGCTTACCCTGATACTGAAAGAATTGATTGCTACACTTTGATAACGAAAAAGCTTAAATATGTATTGCTGCTGTTGATCTGTTCATCGGCACGGATGGCTTTTGGGCAAATTAACCAGTCCGGTAATTCTACCACAACAGGCCAGTCGGTTAACCACATGCGCGATACGGTGCCCACAACCAAAAAGTTAACCGACGACGAATTGCTGGATACCCTGCGCAAGCGGGAGGAGAAAAAGAGGGACACGGTTATTTTTAACTCCAAATTTATAAAAGTTACCAACGAGCGTTTGTTAAACGATAGCACACAGGTTTTTCCGTTAGATACCGGTTTGGCTAACTTTGAGAATTATAGTCCGCTTTACCAGCCGCACAGCCCTAAAATTGGTTTGGGTAACCTGGGGCTTGCCGAGCGCAATTTGCTTTTTGAGCCCAGCCGAACTATTGGTTTTGATGTGGGTTTGCACTACCTGGATGCCTACCTGCTCCACCCCGAAGATATTCAATACTACCGCGCGCGTACCCCCTTTACCAGTTTGTATTTGGTAAGCGGCGGGCAGGTTGAGCAATTGTTTAAACTGGTACACACCCAAAATATTAAACCCAACTGGAATGTGGGTTTAAACTATAATAAAATAGGATCTGACGGGTTATATGCCCGGCAAAAGCCAGACCACTTGAACGCGGCTTTTTTTAGTTGGTACGAATCGCCCAATAAGCGCTATAACGTTTTGGGAAACTTGTTTTTTAATAATTTAAAGGCACCCGAGAATGGGGCCATAACCAGCGATACCGTGTTTACCGGTACGGCAACCTTATCTAAAACCGGCATACCCGTGAGGCTGAACAATAGCCGCGATAACATTCGCGATAATGGCTTTTACCTCAAACAGTTTTATTACCTGGGCCGTGTTGATACGCTGAGTAACGCCACAGAAACATCGAAAATATTACCTACCCAACGGATTGCTTATACCTTTTTTTATAACGTACAAAAGTATAAGTTCTTTCAGGATGATGTAGATACCTATAAGGTTTTCCCTGATTATTACTATGACAAAAGTGTATCTCGCGATTCGTTAGCGGTGTTGCATTTGCAAAACGAATTTTCGTACAGCTTTTATTTGCGCGGTAAGTCGGTTAGTTTTGTTAAAAACGAAGCCAAGCTCGATTTGGGTATCAAGCACGACTACTACAGCTATTCGCAATATGTACGGGATACTTTAAATTCAATAACTTCGGCGCAGAACGGCCTGCCGCAGATTGATAAGAAGCAGGCTAAGTCTTTTCAGGATATTACGTTAAAAGCCAAGGTTGGCTACCGCTTTAGCGACAAGATGGGCCTTGATGCCGATTTTCAACAAATAGTTCAGGGGCGCGATTTCGGGGATTACCTGTACGACGCCAAGTTGAATTTATCCGCAGGTGATAAAATAGGGAAGGTGATATTAGGTGCCTATACCCAAAACAGTTCGCCCCCACTCGTTTATACCAATTGGGATAGTAACCACTTCCGGTGGACCAATAGTTTTAAAAATGTAAAAACTACGGGACTATCCTTCAACTACATTAATAACAAATTGCAGTTTAACGTAAAGGCGGAGTACTTTTTAATTGATAACTATTTGTACTTTGAGGCTCAGCCCAATGGCATTGATGCACACCCTGTACAGGCAGCTGCCTCCATCAATTTAATTAAGATAAGCGTAGGTAAAAATATTACGCTGGGCAGGTGGCATTTTGATAACTTTGCCGTTTACCAAAAAACGGATAACCCGGCTACCTTGCGTACCCCCGAGCTTTATACCTATACCAGCCTGTACTATGGCAAGTTGTTTTTTAATGTGCTGAATACCAATATCGGGATCAATGTGCGTTATAATACGCCATACGAAGTACCATCCTACGCGGTGGGGTTAGGTCAGTTTTATAATGGCTCGGCAGTTAAGTATTCATCATATCCAGTTTCCACCGTATTTATTAAGGCTACTTTAAAGCGCACCAATTTATTTTTACAGTATGATTATGCCAACCAGGGTTTATTTACCAATGGTTATTATACCGTGAACCGCTACCCTATGCCCGATGCTATTTTGAAGTTTGGCGTGCTGTGGCATTTTTACGATTAAGGCCCCCTAACCCCCTGAAGGGGAACTTTTGAAATGCGTTCTCGCTGTTCGATGTAGTGTCGCTGTTCGAAGTCTCTGACTTCGAACCACTATGCGGGTAGTCTCAGACTACCGGCTAAAATGCTTTTTGCATATTGAACTGCCGCTGTTCTAAATCTTTGTCCCAGCTTAACCAACTGATCAAAACAGATGTAAACTTGCCGTATAATGCACTACTCATCAGTTCCATTTTTCCAGCAAATTCTTTTTCCAGAGGTCTTCGGCATATTTCCGAAATACCGCATCGCTTGTTTTAAACGACTCATCAAACGTATATTTACCACCATCATAATGTAGAGGCTTAGTGCTAACCAAGGTTTTGACGGTACCACGCATTGCATATTTTTTGCCACTTTGATACATGATGATTTTCATGCTGGCCGGACTTACATCGCTTCGGCAGGTAGTACGATACATCAACCATACTTCGGCTTTGCCGTCGTTGTTTAAATCGGTAACAGTAAAGGTATCAGGCAAGTAATTTGCTACCACATCAAACTGGCAATCTTTAACAAAATCATGTACCTGCCACGATAATACCGGTTGACCGTTATTCATTTTATAGCTATAAGCATATAAATCACCACCTTTAAATTCATCTTCATCGGTGGCTGCTTTTAACTGTACCACACCGGTTTCGGTTATGAACGCTATATGCTCTCCCTCAGCATCGGTATATTTAAAGGCATCTTTAATTTTTGCATTATAATGAATAGGTAGTGGTATTGCAGCCACGGGTATTTTGCTCATTTTTAATTGAGCA
Proteins encoded in this window:
- a CDS encoding putative porin; this translates as MITKKLKYVLLLLICSSARMAFGQINQSGNSTTTGQSVNHMRDTVPTTKKLTDDELLDTLRKREEKKRDTVIFNSKFIKVTNERLLNDSTQVFPLDTGLANFENYSPLYQPHSPKIGLGNLGLAERNLLFEPSRTIGFDVGLHYLDAYLLHPEDIQYYRARTPFTSLYLVSGGQVEQLFKLVHTQNIKPNWNVGLNYNKIGSDGLYARQKPDHLNAAFFSWYESPNKRYNVLGNLFFNNLKAPENGAITSDTVFTGTATLSKTGIPVRLNNSRDNIRDNGFYLKQFYYLGRVDTLSNATETSKILPTQRIAYTFFYNVQKYKFFQDDVDTYKVFPDYYYDKSVSRDSLAVLHLQNEFSYSFYLRGKSVSFVKNEAKLDLGIKHDYYSYSQYVRDTLNSITSAQNGLPQIDKKQAKSFQDITLKAKVGYRFSDKMGLDADFQQIVQGRDFGDYLYDAKLNLSAGDKIGKVILGAYTQNSSPPLVYTNWDSNHFRWTNSFKNVKTTGLSFNYINNKLQFNVKAEYFLIDNYLYFEAQPNGIDAHPVQAAASINLIKISVGKNITLGRWHFDNFAVYQKTDNPATLRTPELYTYTSLYYGKLFFNVLNTNIGINVRYNTPYEVPSYAVGLGQFYNGSAVKYSSYPVSTVFIKATLKRTNLFLQYDYANQGLFTNGYYTVNRYPMPDAILKFGVLWHFYD
- the lpxK gene encoding tetraacyldisaccharide 4'-kinase gives rise to the protein MSRYPRWLLLPFSWLYGLIIIIRNWCYDAGVFKSHRFNIPVISVGNLDIGGAGKSPMTEYLVRLLKNKYALATLSRGYGRKTLGFLIAKSSATATEVGDEPAQFKQKFPEVTVAVCEKRVVGIEQLRASHNLIILDDAYQHRAVTPGYSILLFDYSRVFEPHLMLPVGNLREPFSGRRRADTIIVTKCPDDLDKQHREKIKARIRPLAHQELFFTSISYGGLQDMDGLKTGVVIDQDTAVFLLTGIANAAPLLNHVKKQSRQVIHHNYPDHHQYTLKNIAKLADEFKACVAVKKLIVTTEKDIQRLREHDLLPIVKQLPIWVMPIQVHFLAEGQTLFNEIIKNYVR
- a CDS encoding M949_RS01915 family surface polysaccharide biosynthesis protein, which codes for MRLFSLLAITLTGQIAFAQLKMSKIPVAAIPLPIHYNAKIKDAFKYTDAEGEHIAFITETGVVQLKAATDEDEFKGGDLYAYSYKMNNGQPVLSWQVHDFVKDCQFDVVANYLPDTFTVTDLNNDGKAEVWLMYRTTCRSDVSPASMKIIMYQSGKKYAMRGTVKTLVSTKPLHYDGGKYTFDESFKTSDAVFRKYAEDLWKKNLLEKWN
- a CDS encoding purine-nucleoside phosphorylase; the encoded protein is MLDNIQKTAAYIKNRIGDFVPEIGIILGTGLGGLVKEIEIEKQMMYSNIPDFPISTLEFHSGKLIFGRLAGKNVVAMQGRLHYYEGYSMQQITFPVRVMKMLGIQTLFVSNASGSLNPDFKKGELMVIEDHINLQLDNPLIGNNDSDLGPRFPDMSEPYKKDLIEKGLKIAADNNIACHKGVYVSVSGPNLETRAEYRFLRIIGGDAVGMSTVPEVIVANHMGLPVFAISVLTDEGFPETLKPVSVEEILAVATEAEPKLTLILKELIATL